A genomic segment from Lagenorhynchus albirostris chromosome X, mLagAlb1.1, whole genome shotgun sequence encodes:
- the UBA1 gene encoding ubiquitin-like modifier-activating enzyme 1, translating into MSSSPLSKKRCVSGPDPKPGSNCSPAHSVLSKVPSVPTNGMAKNGSEADIDEGLYSRQLYVLGHEAMKRLQTSSVLVSGLRGLGVEIAKNIILGGVKAVTLHDQGTAQWADLSSQFYLREEDIGKNRAEVSQPHLAELNSYVPVSAYTGPLVEDFLSGFQVVVLTNTPLEDQLRVGEFCHSFGIKLVVADTRGLFGQLFCDFGEKMILTDSNGEQPLSAMVSMVTKDNPGVVTCLDEARHGFESGDFVSFSEVQGMIELNGSQPMEIKVLGPYTFSICDTSNFSDYIRGGIVSQVKVPKKISFKSLLASLAEPDFVMTDFAKFSHPAQLHIGFQALHQFCAQHGRPPRPRNEEDATELVTLARAVNARALPAVQQDSLDEDLIRKLAYVAAGDLAPINAFIGGLAAQEVMKACSGKFMPIMQWLYFDALECLPEDKEALTEDKCLPRQNRYDGQVAVFGSHLQEKLGKQKYFLVGAGAIGCELLKNFAMIGLGCGEGGEIVITDMDTIEKSNLNRQFLFRPWDVTKLKSDTAAAAVRQMNPHIRVTSHQNRVGPDTERIYDDDFFQNLDGVANALDNVDARMYMDRRCVYYRKPLLESGTLGTKGNVQVVIPFLTESYSSSQDPPEKSIPICTLKNFPNAIEHTLQWARDEFEGLFKQPAENVNQYLTDPKFVERTLRLAGTQPLEVLEAVQRSLVLQRPCTWADCVAWACHHWHTQYSNNIRQLLHNFPPDQLTSSGAPFWSGPKRCPHPLTFDVNNPLHLDYVMAAANLFAQTYGLTGSQDRDAVAALLQFVQVPEFTPKSGVKIHVSDQELQSANASVDDSRLEELKAILPSPEKLPGFKMYPIDFEKDDDSNFHMDFIVAASNLRAENYDIPPADRHKSKLIAGKIIPAIATTTAAVVGLVCLELYKVVQGHRQLDSYKNGFLNLALPFFGFSEPLAAPRHQYYNQEWTLWDRFEVQGLQSNGEEMTLKQFLDYFKTEHKLEITMLSQGVSMLYSFFMPAAKLKERLDQPMTEIVSRVSKRKLGRHVRALVLELCCNDESGEDVEVPYVRYTIR; encoded by the exons atgTCCAGCTCGCCGCTGTCCAAGAAACGTTGCGTGTCCGGGCCTGATCCAAAGCCGGGTTCTAACTGTTCCCCTGCCCACTCCGTGTTGTCCAAAGTGCCCTCGGTGCCAACCAAC GGAATGGCGAAGAACGGCAGTGAAGCAGACATAGATGAGGGACTTTACTCCCGGCAGCT GTATGTGTTAGGCCATGAGGCAATGAAGCGGCTCCAGACGTCCAGCGTACTGGTATCAGGCCTGCGGGGCCTGGGCGTGGAGATTGCCAAGAACATCATCCTTGGTGGGGTCAAGGCTGTCACTCTGCATGACCAGGGCACTGCCCAGTGGGCCGACCTCTCCTCACAG TTCTACCTGCGGGAGGAGGACATTGGGAAAAACCGGGCTGAGGtttcccagccccacctggcTGAGCTCAACAGCTACGTGCCTGTCAGCGCCTATACTGGACCCCTCGTAGAGGACTTCCTCAGTGGCTTCCAG GTGGTGGTCCTCACCAACACCCCCCTGGAGGACCAGCTGCGGGTGGGTGAGTTCTGTCACAGCTTTGGCATCAAGCTGGTGGTAGCAGACACACGGGGCCTGTTTGG GCAGCTCTTCTGTGACTTTGGAGAGAAAATGATCCTCACAGATTCCAATGGGGAGCAGCCGCTCAGTGCTATGGTTTCTATGGTCACCAAG GACAACCCCGGTGTGGTTACCTGTCTGGATGAGGCCCGGCATGGCTTTGAGAGTGGCGACTTTGTCTCCTTTTCGGAAGTACAGGGCATGATTGAACTCAATGGAAGTCAGCCCATGGAAATCAAAGTCCTGG GTCCTTACACCTTTAGCATCTGTGACACCTCCAACTTCTCTGATTATATCCGTGGAGGCATCGTCAGCCAGGTCAAAGTACCCAAGAAGATCAGCTTT AAATCCTTGCTGGCCTCCCTGGCAGAGCCTGACTTTGTGATGACGGACTTCGCCAAGTTTTCCCACCCCGCCCAGCTGCACATTGGGTTCCAGGCCCTGCACCAGTTCTGTGCTCAGCATGGCCGGCCCCCTCGGCCCCGCAATGAG GAGGATGCCACAGAGCTGGTGACCTTGGCCCGGGCTGTGAATGCTCGAGCCCTGCCAGCGGTGCAGCAGGACAGCCTGGATGAGGACCTCATCCGAAAGCTGGCATATGTGGCTGCTGGGGATCTGGCACCGATAAATGCCTTCATCGGGGGTCTAGCTGCCCAGGAGGTCATGAAG GCTTGCTCCGGGAAGTTTATGCCCATCATGCAGTGGCTGTACTTTGATGCACTGGAGTGTCTCCCCGAGGACAAAGAGGCCCTCACGGAGGACAAGTGCCTCCCG CGCCAGAACCGTTATGATGGGCAGGTAGCTGTATTTGGCTCACACCTGCAAGAGAAGTTGGGCAAGCAGAAGTACTTCCTG GTGGGCGCAGGGGCCATTGGCTGTGAACTGCTCAAGAACTTTGCCATGATTGggctgggctgtggggagggCGGAGAAATTGTCATCACAGACATGGACACCATTGAGAAGTCAAATCTGAACAGACAGTTTCTGTTCCGGCCCTGGGACGTCACG AAGTTAAAGTCTGACACAGCTGCTGCAGCTGTGCGCCAGATGAATCCGCACATCCGAGTGACAAGCCACCAGAACCGTGTAGGCCCTGACACCGAGCGCATCTATGATGACGATTTCTTCCAAAACCTGGATGGTGTGGCCAACGCCCTGGATAATGTGGATGCCC gCATGTACATGGACCGCCGCTGCGTGTACTACCGTAAGCCACTGCTGGAGTCAGGCACACTGGGCACCAAGGGCAATGTGCAGGTGGTGATCCCCTTCCTGACAGAATCATACAGCTCCAGCCAGGACCCGCCTGAAAAGTCCATCCCCATCTGCACACTGAAGAACTTCCCCAATGCCATCGAGCACACCCTGCAG TGGGCTAGAGATGAGTTTGAAGGCCTCTTCAAGCAGCCGGCAGAAAACGTCAACCAGTACCTCAC AGACCCCAAGTTTGTGGAGCGGACCCTGCGGCTGGCGGGCACCCAACCCCTGGAGGTGCTGGAGGCCGTGCAGCGCAGCCTGGTGCTGCAGCGGCCATGTACCTGGGCCGACTGTGTGGCCTGGGCCTGCCACCACTGGCACACCCAGTACTCTAACAACATCCGGCAGCTGCTGCACAACTTCCCTCCCGACCAG CTCACAAGCTCGGGAGCTCCATTCTGGTCTGGGCCCAAACGCTGTCCACACCCGCTCACCTTTGATGTCAACAAT CCTCTGCATCTGGACTACGTGATGGCTGCTGCCAACCTGTTTGCCCAGACCTATGGGCTGACAGGCTCTCAGGACCGAGATGCTGTGGCAGCGCTCCTACAGTTTGTGCAGGTCCCCGAGTTTACCCCCAAGTCTGGCGTCAAGATCCATGTCTCTGACCAGGAGCTACAGAGCGCCAATGCCTCTGTTG ATGACAGTCGTCTGGAGGAGCTCAAGGCCATACTGCCCAGTCCAGAAAAGCTCCCTGGGTTCAAGATGTACCCCATTGACTTCGAGAAG GATGATGACAGCAACTTCCATATGGATTTCATTGTGGCTGCATCCAACCTCCGGGCAGAGAACTATGACATTCCCCCTGCAGACCGGCACAAG AGCAAGCTGATTGCAGGAAAGATCATCCCAGCCATTGCCACGACCACAGCAGCCGTGGTTGGCCTTGTGTGTCTAGAGCTGTACAAGGTGGTGCAGGGGCACCGACAGCTTGACTCCTATAAGAATGGTTTCCTCAATTTGGCCCTGCCTTTCTTTGGCTTCTCCGAACCCCTTGCAGCACCCCGTCATCAG TACTATAACCAAGAGTGGACACTGTGGGATCGCTTTGAGGTACAGGGGCTGCAGTCTAATGGTGAGGAGATGACCCTCAAACAGTTCCTTGACTACTTCAAG aCAGAGCATAAGCTGGAGATCACCATGCTGTCCCAGGGTGTGTCTATGCTCTACTCCTTCTTCATGCCGGCCGCCAAGCTCAAGGAACGGTTGGATCAGCC gatGACAGAGATCGTAAGCCGTGTGTCGAAGCGAAAGCTGGGCCGCCATGTGCGGGCCCTGGTGCTTGAGCTGTG